In one window of Xiphophorus hellerii strain 12219 chromosome 23, Xiphophorus_hellerii-4.1, whole genome shotgun sequence DNA:
- the LOC116714540 gene encoding LOW QUALITY PROTEIN: neuronal acetylcholine receptor subunit alpha-9-II (The sequence of the model RefSeq protein was modified relative to this genomic sequence to represent the inferred CDS: deleted 1 base in 1 codon) — protein MFKMIQVICLTVLLPEVVYCAQGHYAQKLLNDLMENYSSALRPVEDTDRALNVTLQITLSQIKDMDERNQVLIAYLWIRQTWHDAYLRWNTEDYDGLDVIHIPSSLVWRPDLVLYNKADDDFSGPMDTNVRLRYNGEITWDAPAITKSSCVVDVSYFPFDSQECNLTFGSWTYNGNQVDIIMGMDSGDLSDFVENVEWECHGMPATKNVIMYGCCSDPYPDITYTVLLQRRSSFYIFNLLLPCFLISFLAPLGFYLPADSGEKVSLGVTVLLALTVFQLMVAESMPPSESVPLIGKYYIATMTMVTASTALTIFIMNIHFCGVEAKPVPHWAKVLIIDYMSKIFFVYEVGENCASGSSSSSSHYLQDDFCHPQVNSHIHANGKPRGPGSQEDQQRHRYPRPQPSKQHQQHRVKVQHHITREESGHLSRSAPGRYEGSNGKITMSDCCMEDQKPPAHLEDQKCPCCPEDKKPPPQGPTVTFGPCVFCSFGSGFPNVDTKLVRNVEYIANCFREQRATCAKGAEWKKIAKVMDRFFMWIFFVMVFLMSILVIGKAK, from the exons ATGTTCAAGATGATCCAGGTAATCTGTTTGACA GTGCTGCTCCCTGAAG TGGTTTACTGCGCTCAAGGCCACTATGCCCAGAAGCTCCTGAACGACCTGATGGAGAATTACTCCAGTGCCCTTCGGCCTGTGGAGGACACAGACAGAGCGCTCAACGTAACCTTACAGATCACCCTCTCTCAGATCAAAGACATG gatGAGAGGAACCAGGTGCTGATTGCCTACCTGTGGATTAGGCAGACGTGGCACGATGCCTACCTGAGATGGAACACAGAAGACTACGATGGTCTGGACGTCATCCACATACCCAGCAGTCTGGTCTGGCGGCCCGACCTCGTCCTCTATAACAA AGCTGATGATGATTTCTCAGGACCAATGGACACAAACGTCAGGCTGCGCTACAACGGAGAGATAACTTGGGATGCTCCTGCCATCACTAAGAGCTCCTGTGTTGTGGACGTCTCTTATTTTCCATTTGACAGCCAGGAATGTAACCTCACCTTCGGTTCTTGGACGTACAATGGCAACCAG GTGGATATCATTATGGGCATGGATAGCGGTGACCTCTCtgattttgtggaaaatgtggaGTGGGAATGCCATGGGATGCCGGCCACGAAGAACGTGATAATGTACGGCTGCTGCTCCGATCCGTACCCAGACATCACCTACACTGTGCTCCTACAGCGCCGCTCCTCCTTCTACATCTTTAACCTCCTCCTGCCATGCTTCCTGATCTCCTTCTTGGCTCCTCTGGGATTCTACTTGCCTGCAGACTCTGGGGAGAAGGTTTCCCTCGGGGTGACGGTTCTCTTGGCTCTCACCGTGTTCCAGCTCATGGTGGCTGAGAGCATGCCTCCATCAGAAAGTGTGCCTCTCATAG GGAAGTACTACATTGCCACCATGACCATGGTCACAGCCTCCACAGCGCTCACCATTTTCATCATGAACATTCACTTCTGTGGCGTAGAGGCCAAACCAGTCCCACACTGGGCCAAAGTGCTTATCATTGACTACATGTCCAAGATCTTCTTTGTATACGAAGTGGGCGAGAACTGTGCTTCTggctcttcttcttcatcttctcaCTACCTCCAAGACGACTTTTGCCACCCACAGGTTAACTCTCACATTCATGCGAATGGAAAACCCCGGGGTCCCGGCAGCCAAGAGGACCAGCAGCGCCACAGATACCCCCGGCCCCAACCCTCcaagcagcaccagcagcacaGAGTGAAAGTGCAGCACCACATTACGAGAGAAGAGAGCGGCCATCTCTCCAGATCCGCACCTGGAAGGTATGAAGGCTCCAACGGTAAAATCACAATGAGCGACTGCTGCATGGAAGACCAGAAGCCTCCAGCTCATCTGGAGGACCAAAAGTGTCCATGCTGTCCTGAAGACAAAAAGCCTCCACCTCAGGGTCCCACCGTGACCTTTGGCCCCTGTGTGTTTTGCAGCTTTGGCAGCGGGTTTCCTAATGTGGACACCAAGCTGGTCCGCAACGTGGAGTACATTGCTAATTGTTTCCGAGAGCAGAGGGCCACATGTGCCAAGGGGGCAGAGTGGAAGAAGATTGCTAAGGTGATGGACAGATTCTTCATGTGGATTTTCTTCGTCATGGTCTTCCTTATGAGCATTCTTGTAATTGGCAAGGCGAAATGA